One Qipengyuania sp. HL-TH1 DNA window includes the following coding sequences:
- a CDS encoding DUF3768 domain-containing protein yields MPDTLAPAASNTERIAELNDRARLGLDRTARTIFTLNLLDSLSDGSRRNDILAQARVMKAMRSCTFSDDSPERDMAWFEVDGIRVMMKIDYYDPAFEYGSEDPANAAETRRAITLMKPEDY; encoded by the coding sequence ATGCCTGATACGCTCGCACCGGCGGCTTCGAACACGGAACGCATAGCCGAGCTCAACGATCGCGCGAGGCTCGGCCTCGATCGGACAGCCCGCACCATCTTCACGCTCAATCTGCTCGACAGCCTCAGCGACGGGAGCCGCCGCAACGACATCCTGGCGCAAGCGCGTGTCATGAAAGCGATGCGTAGCTGCACCTTTTCGGACGATTCCCCCGAGAGAGACATGGCCTGGTTCGAGGTCGACGGAATCCGCGTGATGATGAAAATCGACTACTACGACCCTGCATTCGAGTACGGTTCCGAAGATCCGGCGAATGCAGCCGAGACGCGGCGTGCGATCACGCTCATGAAACCGGAGGATTATTAA
- a CDS encoding DUF7007 domain-containing protein, which translates to MSLFASTPRPETSPWGPVQQADQLAPGIWSVMTASHGGLLLSDARQTAMPDALRLDAPVYEEDANWALVYLAFERELAVQKTCTADFLQLVRDTARCWHPDRYAAHTGETVPPNESHVLRTRAAYEAAIGEYCTTSAWGDWAEWVPEGKVGVIARRLVSVNHLGRPTYGDDEVCALVDKQAYSQRGEVTVLASVPHEIIDPPAELRPKRLT; encoded by the coding sequence ATGTCCCTGTTTGCATCCACGCCCCGCCCGGAAACCTCGCCTTGGGGACCGGTCCAGCAGGCCGATCAGCTGGCTCCCGGCATCTGGTCTGTAATGACCGCCAGCCACGGCGGGCTCCTCCTCTCTGACGCCCGGCAGACCGCAATGCCCGATGCCCTGCGGCTCGACGCTCCCGTATACGAAGAAGACGCGAACTGGGCCCTAGTCTACCTCGCCTTCGAGCGGGAGCTTGCAGTGCAGAAAACCTGCACTGCAGATTTCCTGCAACTCGTCCGCGACACGGCCCGGTGCTGGCACCCCGATCGTTACGCCGCACATACCGGAGAAACCGTCCCACCGAACGAGTCCCACGTCCTGCGCACGCGCGCCGCCTACGAAGCCGCGATAGGCGAATACTGTACGACGAGTGCCTGGGGAGACTGGGCCGAATGGGTTCCGGAAGGAAAGGTCGGCGTGATCGCACGCCGGCTCGTGTCGGTAAATCATCTCGGGCGTCCGACCTACGGCGACGACGAAGTCTGCGCGCTGGTCGACAAGCAGGCCTATTCTCAACGCGGCGAAGTCACTGTGCTGGCTTCGGTTCCCCATGAGATCATCGATCCCCCGGCAGAGCTTCGGCCGAAGAGGCTGACATGA
- a CDS encoding helicase HerA domain-containing protein: METIMETPSHNANRVPIGRHYAGTLELDLDRLLAGRLLIQGTSGAGKSATLRRIIEEAFEFMTTVIVDPEAEFGNLAAHIGATTIKGTEITAEGLGAAALRAREHRIPLHIDLSDLDPEQRIIKAAAFFAGLMSTPSDLWSNTMLVCIDEGHLLAPHLAGRAQDAETRRLGVATLTDLCSRGRKRGLATIVATQRLAKLSASVTSELLNFLVGLNVFDRDVKRAADFLGFSAKDADKLRTLAPGEFYAMGPALEASATLAKIDPTITRHTGATPQLVGSADHSAEEAESLLALDAMRTLAQPEKSRLTLKGTRALDAFLLDPAATLAITTVQALAKISPNATTCTDLSAHTGREREDIHDALDTLSAIGAIETTHRDDTRIARLSARLRQKNANVDLVALA, from the coding sequence ATGGAGACAATCATGGAAACACCTTCCCACAACGCAAACCGCGTCCCGATTGGCCGACATTACGCGGGCACGCTCGAACTCGATCTAGACCGCCTCCTTGCGGGTCGATTGCTGATCCAGGGAACCAGCGGCGCCGGAAAGAGCGCGACCCTGAGGCGGATTATCGAAGAAGCTTTCGAGTTCATGACGACGGTCATCGTCGATCCGGAGGCCGAGTTCGGGAACCTCGCTGCGCATATCGGCGCGACCACGATCAAGGGAACCGAGATCACCGCAGAAGGTCTCGGCGCCGCGGCGCTGCGCGCGCGCGAACATCGCATTCCGCTTCACATCGATCTGTCCGACCTCGATCCGGAGCAGCGCATCATCAAGGCCGCGGCGTTCTTCGCGGGACTGATGAGCACCCCTAGCGACCTGTGGTCGAACACAATGCTGGTCTGCATCGACGAGGGACATCTCCTAGCGCCCCACCTTGCCGGGCGAGCGCAGGACGCCGAAACCCGCCGCCTTGGTGTCGCCACCCTAACCGACTTGTGTTCGCGCGGGCGGAAGAGAGGTCTCGCGACCATCGTCGCGACGCAGCGGCTCGCCAAACTCAGCGCATCCGTGACCAGCGAACTCCTGAACTTCCTTGTCGGCCTGAACGTGTTCGACAGGGACGTGAAACGCGCGGCGGATTTCCTCGGCTTCTCGGCCAAGGACGCGGACAAGCTTCGCACGCTTGCGCCCGGCGAATTCTATGCGATGGGACCGGCCCTGGAGGCCAGCGCCACGCTCGCGAAGATCGATCCGACCATCACAAGGCATACCGGCGCAACACCGCAACTCGTCGGCTCGGCCGATCACAGCGCCGAGGAGGCCGAAAGCCTTCTGGCACTCGACGCGATGCGCACGTTGGCGCAACCCGAGAAGAGCAGGCTGACGCTCAAGGGGACGAGGGCTCTCGATGCCTTCCTCCTCGATCCCGCCGCGACTCTCGCGATAACCACCGTTCAGGCACTGGCGAAGATCTCTCCTAACGCGACGACCTGTACCGACCTGTCGGCCCATACGGGACGCGAGCGCGAGGACATCCACGATGCTCTCGACACGCTGTCGGCGATCGGCGCGATCGAGACCACCCACCGCGACGACACGCGCATAGCGCGCCTCTCGGCCCGGCTGCGGCAGAAGAACGCCAATGTCGACCTTGTCGCTCTCGCATGA
- a CDS encoding ATP-binding protein, whose product MSTLSLSHDDFDVVELAPFVPGTSGHAAQPLREMPFRHDAWTPQETDALKDLFGADEPLQAISERLDRPLHSVRSKIHALGLRRNSTREWTDLDDAELARRYGNEATATIARDLGRSCSAVYVRAQILELTEPQPPEWTEWEDAQLRAGYTRATDVSQIAAIIGRPVSGTASRASKLGLKHPSNPAGWTEPEICRALELLDTGIAYRDAIEIMVNEGFPRRSKAGFGPKIRAAGYTRGWGRAWLPEEDALLRKAYATGASLTPLRTRLGRTRHSIKWRAEHLGLTGSHSAKNGFRGGPDWTDADIASLKAHYGTMSNAALARFLGRSKLAISTRANVLGLVHGYIRPWSDDELRALQVAYENEIAIADLAGALGRKPMSVSKFATKHGLHFGRRPRTTPAPSIETILALDEGGGGGMPGINQTRRNPVKYEPIRASVSPDTIGKVTRLFNGSLSDILNELLQNARRAGASAVNVDATPRENGLRITIDDDGCGIDDPARVLALGASRWDAQVASAEDPAGMGVFSLAGKATVIESRSDSTGSAWRIAIPADAWTGDVEIAVDRSERRKGTSISFLLPGACEGSVENAVREASQYFPIPVRFAGRDMPRKDFLSGAIHVEDWNGSRIGIFHGRPYHRTPTVNFHGVTVFTRLFEVAQVGRQEIHARIDIGHTPELQLVLPARKEFVENAGLTTLKAACEVACYRAIAAQKSHSLSFESYSRAASLGIPLAEAEAALTAWEPDIADNDTGTEAGERRTITGDEFLMDAHEAHFGQIIARALRGTPIRSKLVDRNSRFEGYSWYDALREMRDPNFVVRTDAAIHTVDAIAADPPLAAVTIAQEIHLEYAIDDQGCDGAARERVEADIVLTFPDGCCSDGIEDVTIAYVASDALQPEGLVALLDNACFSAWNDSDADSWDTQHDRFLRDARELAYRILIGEDAAIASQFRDAIARIMWTLPKGKKVTIAFTHDSPIDVTVCDQEQAT is encoded by the coding sequence ATGTCGACCTTGTCGCTCTCGCATGACGACTTCGATGTCGTTGAACTGGCCCCCTTCGTGCCTGGCACTTCTGGGCACGCGGCGCAGCCGCTGCGCGAAATGCCTTTCAGGCACGATGCCTGGACACCGCAGGAAACGGACGCGCTGAAAGACCTGTTCGGCGCCGACGAACCCCTCCAGGCCATCTCCGAGCGTCTTGACCGACCCCTGCATTCGGTCAGGTCGAAAATCCACGCTCTCGGTTTGCGGCGAAATTCCACCAGGGAATGGACCGACCTTGACGATGCCGAACTCGCACGGCGCTACGGCAACGAGGCGACCGCCACGATAGCCCGCGACCTCGGACGAAGCTGCAGCGCGGTCTATGTCCGGGCACAGATCCTCGAACTGACGGAACCGCAACCGCCCGAATGGACCGAATGGGAGGATGCCCAGCTCCGCGCCGGATACACGCGCGCGACCGACGTCTCCCAGATCGCGGCGATCATCGGCCGGCCCGTTAGCGGAACGGCTTCGCGCGCCTCCAAACTCGGACTGAAACACCCCAGCAACCCCGCGGGATGGACCGAACCGGAAATCTGTCGCGCCCTCGAACTCCTCGACACCGGCATTGCCTATCGCGACGCGATCGAGATCATGGTGAACGAGGGCTTCCCCCGCAGGAGCAAGGCCGGCTTCGGCCCGAAGATCCGCGCCGCCGGCTATACCAGGGGCTGGGGCCGGGCATGGTTGCCAGAGGAAGATGCGCTACTCCGCAAGGCCTACGCGACAGGAGCAAGCCTCACACCGCTAAGAACACGGCTCGGACGAACGCGGCATTCGATCAAGTGGCGCGCGGAGCATCTAGGTCTCACGGGAAGCCACAGCGCGAAAAACGGGTTCCGGGGCGGCCCCGACTGGACTGACGCCGATATAGCCAGCCTGAAGGCGCATTACGGGACCATGTCGAACGCGGCGCTGGCCAGATTTCTGGGGCGTTCCAAACTGGCGATCTCGACCCGCGCAAACGTGCTGGGTCTCGTCCACGGCTACATCCGGCCCTGGTCCGATGACGAACTGCGCGCACTCCAGGTCGCCTACGAGAACGAAATCGCCATCGCCGATCTCGCAGGGGCCTTGGGCCGAAAGCCCATGTCCGTCTCGAAATTCGCGACGAAGCACGGACTCCATTTCGGCCGCCGCCCCAGGACGACGCCCGCGCCATCGATCGAGACCATTCTGGCGCTCGATGAAGGGGGAGGGGGGGGAATGCCGGGAATCAATCAGACAAGGAGGAACCCGGTGAAGTACGAACCCATTCGCGCAAGCGTGAGCCCCGACACGATCGGGAAGGTCACACGACTCTTCAACGGCTCGCTGAGCGACATCCTGAACGAGCTGCTGCAGAACGCCCGCAGGGCCGGCGCGAGCGCCGTCAACGTCGACGCGACGCCTCGAGAAAACGGCTTGCGAATTACCATCGACGACGACGGTTGCGGGATTGACGATCCGGCTCGCGTTCTCGCGCTCGGCGCATCGCGTTGGGACGCCCAGGTCGCCAGCGCCGAGGATCCCGCGGGGATGGGCGTCTTCAGCCTTGCCGGCAAGGCGACCGTGATCGAGTCCCGATCGGATTCGACAGGTTCTGCCTGGCGGATCGCAATCCCCGCCGATGCATGGACCGGAGACGTGGAGATCGCCGTGGATCGCTCCGAACGGCGGAAGGGAACTTCGATCTCGTTCCTCCTGCCGGGCGCTTGCGAAGGATCGGTCGAGAACGCCGTCAGGGAAGCCTCGCAGTATTTTCCGATCCCCGTCCGGTTCGCCGGCAGGGACATGCCTCGAAAGGACTTCCTGAGCGGCGCCATCCATGTCGAGGACTGGAACGGCAGCCGGATCGGCATCTTTCATGGCCGGCCTTATCACCGGACCCCAACCGTGAACTTCCACGGCGTCACCGTCTTCACTCGCCTTTTCGAGGTGGCGCAGGTCGGCAGACAGGAGATCCATGCCCGCATCGATATCGGGCATACGCCCGAACTGCAGCTCGTCCTGCCGGCGCGCAAGGAATTCGTCGAAAACGCCGGTTTGACGACCCTCAAGGCTGCCTGCGAGGTCGCCTGCTATCGCGCGATCGCCGCACAGAAATCGCACAGCCTCAGCTTCGAGAGCTACAGCAGGGCGGCTTCACTAGGAATCCCGCTTGCCGAGGCCGAAGCCGCTCTCACCGCATGGGAGCCCGACATCGCCGACAATGACACCGGGACCGAGGCCGGCGAGCGCCGGACCATCACCGGCGATGAATTTCTCATGGACGCGCACGAAGCGCATTTCGGCCAGATAATCGCACGCGCGCTTCGCGGCACGCCCATCCGTTCCAAGCTCGTCGACCGCAATTCCCGCTTCGAAGGCTACAGCTGGTACGACGCGCTACGCGAAATGCGCGATCCGAACTTCGTCGTTCGCACCGATGCCGCGATCCACACCGTGGACGCCATCGCCGCCGATCCGCCCCTCGCTGCCGTTACCATCGCGCAGGAAATTCATCTCGAATACGCAATCGATGACCAGGGATGTGATGGTGCCGCCCGGGAGCGCGTCGAGGCCGATATCGTTCTCACCTTCCCTGACGGATGCTGCTCCGACGGAATCGAGGACGTGACGATCGCCTACGTCGCCTCGGACGCCCTCCAGCCCGAAGGGCTGGTCGCTCTCCTCGACAATGCCTGCTTTTCCGCCTGGAACGATTCAGACGCCGATAGCTGGGACACGCAGCACGACCGGTTTCTCCGCGACGCTCGCGAACTCGCCTACCGCATCCTCATCGGCGAGGACGCCGCCATCGCGTCCCAATTCCGCGACGCGATCGCACGCATCATGTGGACCCTGCCCAAAGGCAAGAAGGTGACGATCGCCTTCACGCACGACAGCCCGATCGATGTGACGGTCTGCGATCAAGAGCAGGCGACATGA
- a CDS encoding phosphoadenosine phosphosulfate reductase family protein, with protein MNSQGMAVASDDTIASALRSGAHVVYSLSGGKDSSAAAFAVEAHLDRIGHPRDRRHAIHADLGLIEWPSTPGFVETIAAMLGVDLSIVRRKAGGLIQRWEQRWQSSLRRYENLETYQLVSPFSSAKLRFCTGEAKVQPIGAELRKRFAGETIISIVGIRREESPARAKAPISKPDLRFAPVGNRAGTTMLTWHPIVEWSARDVFAYHAMRAIPLHEAYGRGADRLSCSYCVLAGLNNLAVSSTCEGNHPAYRAIVGIEARSGFSFQPGRWLADVSPHLLGPQLSTDVANAKRMGDRRRDLETGLPPDLRFTKGWPPRVPDLEEARTIHRVRSELTSTHGLTDHWPGPAMIRERFAELHAAKAA; from the coding sequence ATGAACTCGCAGGGAATGGCCGTCGCGAGCGACGACACAATCGCATCCGCGCTGCGCTCCGGCGCGCACGTCGTCTACAGCCTCTCGGGCGGAAAGGATTCGAGCGCGGCCGCCTTCGCCGTCGAAGCGCATCTCGACCGGATCGGACACCCGCGTGATCGCCGTCACGCCATTCATGCCGATCTCGGGCTGATCGAATGGCCATCCACTCCAGGCTTCGTCGAGACGATCGCAGCCATGCTCGGAGTCGACCTCTCCATTGTCAGGCGCAAGGCCGGAGGTCTGATCCAACGATGGGAGCAACGCTGGCAGAGTTCGCTTCGCCGCTACGAAAACCTGGAGACCTACCAGCTCGTCTCACCCTTCTCCTCTGCCAAGCTCCGCTTCTGCACAGGCGAGGCCAAGGTTCAGCCGATCGGCGCCGAGCTCAGGAAACGCTTCGCAGGCGAAACCATCATTTCGATCGTCGGAATCCGGCGCGAGGAAAGTCCCGCCAGGGCCAAAGCGCCGATCAGCAAGCCCGACCTTCGCTTCGCCCCCGTCGGCAACAGGGCCGGAACAACCATGTTGACTTGGCATCCGATCGTCGAATGGTCCGCACGCGACGTCTTCGCCTATCACGCTATGCGCGCCATTCCGCTTCACGAGGCCTATGGCCGCGGCGCGGACCGGCTCAGCTGCAGCTATTGCGTGCTCGCCGGACTGAACAACCTCGCGGTCTCCTCCACCTGCGAAGGAAACCACCCCGCCTATCGCGCGATCGTCGGGATCGAAGCCCGTTCCGGCTTCTCCTTCCAACCTGGACGCTGGCTCGCAGACGTCAGTCCGCACCTGCTCGGCCCACAGCTGTCCACAGACGTAGCGAACGCCAAGCGAATGGGCGATCGAAGGCGCGATTTAGAGACTGGATTGCCGCCCGACCTGCGGTTCACAAAGGGCTGGCCGCCCCGGGTTCCCGATCTCGAGGAAGCCAGAACGATTCATCGCGTCCGAAGCGAGCTGACCTCGACCCACGGCCTCACAGACCACTGGCCGGGACCGGCGATGATCCGCGAGCGCTTCGCCGAACTCCATGCCGCCAAGGCGGCCTGA
- a CDS encoding DUF736 domain-containing protein produces the protein MNIGTLKANADGVHIGRIVTMAFAATIALREFVSTNERAPAFDVMALSADRRSWVKVGALWEYSSNDTGEVFLSGRIDDPSLDKPIDVAMFRQDDGSYNVAWRRPQRKRTLPGMASEGEDTLPPLNATGGEPEQAGSTTGGDGLGESTAPSPKTKAKAKETADA, from the coding sequence ATGAACATCGGTACCCTCAAGGCCAATGCCGACGGCGTTCACATCGGCCGCATCGTCACCATGGCATTCGCCGCCACCATCGCCCTGCGCGAGTTCGTCTCGACCAACGAGCGCGCCCCCGCCTTCGACGTGATGGCGCTCTCGGCCGACCGCCGCAGCTGGGTGAAGGTCGGCGCGCTGTGGGAATACTCGTCGAACGACACCGGCGAGGTGTTCCTCTCGGGCCGGATCGACGATCCCAGCCTCGACAAGCCGATCGACGTCGCCATGTTCCGCCAGGACGACGGCTCCTACAACGTCGCCTGGCGCCGTCCGCAGCGCAAGCGCACGCTCCCCGGCATGGCCAGCGAAGGCGAAGACACCCTGCCGCCGCTGAACGCAACCGGCGGCGAGCCCGAGCAGGCCGGTTCGACCACCGGCGGCGACGGCCTGGGCGAGAGCACCGCTCCCTCGCCGAAGACCAAGGCCAAGGCGAAGGAGACCGCCGACGCCTGA
- a CDS encoding DUF736 domain-containing protein produces the protein MNIGTLKANADGVHIGRIVTMAFAATIALREFVSTNERAPAFDVMALSADRRSWVKVGALWEYSSNDTGEVFLSGRIDDPSLDKPIDVAMFRQDDGSYNVAWRRPQRKRTLPGMASEGEDTLPPLNATGGEPEQAGSTTGGDGLGESTAPSPKTKAKAKETADA, from the coding sequence ATGAACATCGGTACCCTCAAGGCCAATGCCGACGGCGTTCACATCGGCCGCATCGTCACCATGGCATTCGCCGCCACCATCGCCCTGCGCGAGTTCGTCTCGACCAACGAGCGCGCCCCCGCCTTCGACGTGATGGCGCTCTCGGCCGACCGCCGCAGCTGGGTGAAGGTCGGCGCGCTGTGGGAATACTCGTCGAACGACACCGGCGAGGTGTTCCTCTCGGGTCGGATCGACGATCCCAGCCTCGACAAGCCGATCGACGTCGCCATGTTCCGCCAGGACGACGGCTCCTACAACGTCGCCTGGCGCCGTCCGCAGCGCAAGCGCACGCTCCCTGGCATGGCCAGCGAAGGCGAAGACACCCTGCCGCCGCTGAACGCAACCGGCGGCGAGCCCGAGCAGGCCGGTTCGACCACCGGCGGCGACGGCCTGGGCGAGAGCACCGCTCCCTCGCCGAAGACCAAGGCCAAGGCGAAGGAGACCGCCGACGCCTGA